A genomic stretch from Silurus meridionalis isolate SWU-2019-XX chromosome 1, ASM1480568v1, whole genome shotgun sequence includes:
- the cplane2 gene encoding ciliogenesis and planar polarity effector 2 isoform X2 has translation MECVAAGSIMVSDWHRSPDSREFFRRILHKKQRRKFGLLEAPVMPPHLKADVVRYKVFLSGKSGVGKTTLAARLGGLDMPNVHYETTGMETSVVFWPVKLRESGRTLFFHFQLWDCGENAMRRFDHMLPSCKEHVDAILFLFSFTDRGSFEDLANQISQIMEPSDRLVRLVVGTKFDLFMHTDVTERDITRFQEVWGVPVFRVGGDVSGGFGEIAPLLNALAENLWHQDCMQASTLVPSYPGQIGPEIIV, from the exons ATGGAGTGTGTGGCTGCAGGGTCGATAATGGTATCAGACTGGCACCGAAGCCCCGATAGTCGGGAATTTTTCAGACGCATCCTGCACAAGAAACAGCGGCGAAAATTCG GTCTGTTGGAAGCTCCAGTGATGCCTCCACATTTGAAAGCAGATGTAGTTCGCTATAAAGTGTTCCTGTCGGGTAAAAGCGGAGTGGGGAAAACAACTCTAGCTGCTCGCCTTGGTGGTCTAGACATGCCCAATGTACACTATGAAACCACAG GCATGGAGACGTCTGTTGTGTTTTGGCCTGTAAAGCTGCGGGAGAGTGGTCGCACTCTTTTCTTCCACTTCCAGCTCTGGGACTGTGGCGAGAATGCCATGCGCAGATTTGACCACATGCTTCCG TCCTGTAAGGAACATGTGGATGCCATTCTCTTCCTGTTTTCATTCACTGACCGTGGGTCTTTTGAGGACCTTGCCAATCAAATTTCTCAGATCATGGAGCCATCAGACAGACTTGTCCGACTGGTGGTTGGGACCAA ATTTGACTTGTTTATGCACACAGATGTGACAGAGCGTGACATCACACGCTTTCAGGAAGTGTGGGGTGTACCAGTGTTTCGGGTTGGAGGTGACGTGAGTGGAGGCTTTGGTGAAATTGCACCCCTTTTGAATGCCTTGGCAGAAAACCTGTGGCACCAAGACTGTATGCAGGCTTCCACTTTAGTACCATCTTACCCTGGACAGATTGGCCCAGAAATAATTGTATAA
- the cplane2 gene encoding ciliogenesis and planar polarity effector 2 isoform X3, with translation MNYIILSSMLVISLLEAPVMPPHLKADVVRYKVFLSGKSGVGKTTLAARLGGLDMPNVHYETTGMETSVVFWPVKLRESGRTLFFHFQLWDCGENAMRRFDHMLPSCKEHVDAILFLFSFTDRGSFEDLANQISQIMEPSDRLVRLVVGTKFDLFMHTDVTERDITRFQEVWGVPVFRVGGDVSGGFGEIAPLLNALAENLWHQDCMQASTLVPSYPGQIGPEIIV, from the exons ATGAATTATATTATTCTTTCTTCTATGCTCGTGATCA GTCTGTTGGAAGCTCCAGTGATGCCTCCACATTTGAAAGCAGATGTAGTTCGCTATAAAGTGTTCCTGTCGGGTAAAAGCGGAGTGGGGAAAACAACTCTAGCTGCTCGCCTTGGTGGTCTAGACATGCCCAATGTACACTATGAAACCACAG GCATGGAGACGTCTGTTGTGTTTTGGCCTGTAAAGCTGCGGGAGAGTGGTCGCACTCTTTTCTTCCACTTCCAGCTCTGGGACTGTGGCGAGAATGCCATGCGCAGATTTGACCACATGCTTCCG TCCTGTAAGGAACATGTGGATGCCATTCTCTTCCTGTTTTCATTCACTGACCGTGGGTCTTTTGAGGACCTTGCCAATCAAATTTCTCAGATCATGGAGCCATCAGACAGACTTGTCCGACTGGTGGTTGGGACCAA ATTTGACTTGTTTATGCACACAGATGTGACAGAGCGTGACATCACACGCTTTCAGGAAGTGTGGGGTGTACCAGTGTTTCGGGTTGGAGGTGACGTGAGTGGAGGCTTTGGTGAAATTGCACCCCTTTTGAATGCCTTGGCAGAAAACCTGTGGCACCAAGACTGTATGCAGGCTTCCACTTTAGTACCATCTTACCCTGGACAGATTGGCCCAGAAATAATTGTATAA
- the cplane2 gene encoding ciliogenesis and planar polarity effector 2 isoform X1 yields MECVAAGSIMVSDWHRSPDSREFFRRILHKKQRRKFGTLPSRCFHGDHEDACLLEAPVMPPHLKADVVRYKVFLSGKSGVGKTTLAARLGGLDMPNVHYETTGMETSVVFWPVKLRESGRTLFFHFQLWDCGENAMRRFDHMLPSCKEHVDAILFLFSFTDRGSFEDLANQISQIMEPSDRLVRLVVGTKFDLFMHTDVTERDITRFQEVWGVPVFRVGGDVSGGFGEIAPLLNALAENLWHQDCMQASTLVPSYPGQIGPEIIV; encoded by the exons ATGGAGTGTGTGGCTGCAGGGTCGATAATGGTATCAGACTGGCACCGAAGCCCCGATAGTCGGGAATTTTTCAGACGCATCCTGCACAAGAAACAGCGGCGAAAATTCGGTACGTTACCGTCGCGTTGTTTCCATGGAGACCACGAAGACGCCT GTCTGTTGGAAGCTCCAGTGATGCCTCCACATTTGAAAGCAGATGTAGTTCGCTATAAAGTGTTCCTGTCGGGTAAAAGCGGAGTGGGGAAAACAACTCTAGCTGCTCGCCTTGGTGGTCTAGACATGCCCAATGTACACTATGAAACCACAG GCATGGAGACGTCTGTTGTGTTTTGGCCTGTAAAGCTGCGGGAGAGTGGTCGCACTCTTTTCTTCCACTTCCAGCTCTGGGACTGTGGCGAGAATGCCATGCGCAGATTTGACCACATGCTTCCG TCCTGTAAGGAACATGTGGATGCCATTCTCTTCCTGTTTTCATTCACTGACCGTGGGTCTTTTGAGGACCTTGCCAATCAAATTTCTCAGATCATGGAGCCATCAGACAGACTTGTCCGACTGGTGGTTGGGACCAA ATTTGACTTGTTTATGCACACAGATGTGACAGAGCGTGACATCACACGCTTTCAGGAAGTGTGGGGTGTACCAGTGTTTCGGGTTGGAGGTGACGTGAGTGGAGGCTTTGGTGAAATTGCACCCCTTTTGAATGCCTTGGCAGAAAACCTGTGGCACCAAGACTGTATGCAGGCTTCCACTTTAGTACCATCTTACCCTGGACAGATTGGCCCAGAAATAATTGTATAA